A single region of the Jatrophihabitans sp. GAS493 genome encodes:
- a CDS encoding DegT/DnrJ/EryC1/StrS aminotransferase family protein — protein sequence MTRINVAKPWMGAEEVAAVTAAIESGWVAQGPRVAAFEEKFAALVGAKHAVAVSNCTTALHLSLVVAGVGAGDEVVVPSFSFIATTNAPMYVGATPVFADVDPLTGNLTAQSIEAVLTPATKAVILVHQGGVPADVASVRALCEGRGIAVIEDAACAAGSRYRGGPVGQGAEIAAWSFHPRKLITTGEGGMLTTDNAEWAQRARRLREHAMSVSAAERHQSTLPPEEQYLEVGYNYRMTDLQAAVGLVQLDRLEAIVARRREIVAEYQRAFAGIAGLRVLTDPAWGESNFQSFWVEILPQFPMDREGLLAHLATNEISARRGIMASHRQPAYADHPHAALPVTDHLTANTLILPVFHQMTAEEIARVVDAVRQAARAVA from the coding sequence ATGACCCGCATCAACGTCGCCAAGCCGTGGATGGGGGCCGAGGAGGTCGCCGCGGTGACGGCCGCCATCGAATCCGGCTGGGTCGCCCAGGGTCCGCGGGTGGCCGCCTTCGAGGAGAAGTTCGCCGCCCTGGTCGGGGCGAAGCACGCCGTCGCCGTCTCGAACTGCACCACCGCCCTGCACCTGAGCCTGGTGGTGGCCGGCGTGGGCGCCGGTGACGAGGTGGTAGTCCCGTCGTTCTCCTTCATCGCCACCACCAACGCCCCGATGTACGTCGGGGCCACTCCGGTCTTCGCCGACGTCGACCCGCTCACCGGCAACCTCACCGCGCAGAGCATCGAAGCCGTGCTGACCCCGGCGACCAAGGCCGTCATCCTGGTCCACCAGGGCGGTGTGCCGGCCGACGTCGCGTCGGTCCGTGCCCTCTGCGAGGGCCGCGGCATCGCCGTCATCGAGGACGCCGCCTGCGCCGCCGGCTCCCGCTACCGTGGTGGCCCGGTCGGGCAGGGCGCCGAGATCGCCGCCTGGTCCTTCCACCCCCGCAAGCTGATCACCACCGGTGAGGGCGGCATGCTCACCACCGACAACGCCGAGTGGGCCCAGCGGGCGCGGCGGCTGCGCGAGCACGCGATGAGCGTCAGCGCGGCCGAGCGTCACCAGAGCACACTGCCACCCGAGGAGCAGTACCTCGAGGTCGGCTACAACTACCGCATGACCGATCTGCAGGCCGCCGTGGGCCTGGTCCAGCTGGACCGGCTGGAGGCGATCGTGGCCCGCCGCCGCGAGATCGTCGCCGAGTACCAGCGGGCGTTCGCCGGGATCGCCGGGCTCCGGGTACTCACCGACCCGGCGTGGGGGGAGTCCAACTTCCAGTCGTTCTGGGTGGAGATTCTCCCGCAATTCCCGATGGATCGTGAAGGGCTGCTGGCGCACCTGGCTACGAATGAGATCTCGGCGCGCCGCGGGATCATGGCCTCCCACCGGCAGCCGGCCTACGCCGATCATCCCCACGCCGCCCTTCCGGTCACCGATCATCTGACGGCGAATACCCTTATTCTTCCGGTATTTCATCAGATGACGGCCGAGGAGATCGCCCGCGTCGTGGATGCCGTCCGTCAAGCGGCGCGCGCCGTCGCATGA
- a CDS encoding glycosyltransferase family 4 protein, translating to MTLRSQARQLWRRLLDWAQHHGHRLPAPLRKWLAGRFLAGEAMTVEDWSQPLISAPADGTGRPTRRPAEPPPGLPPPSTGRGAARSEHPDTGSAAALRCLLVTESLDVGGMDEVVAFLARRLPEVGIATAVLHAPLDHSQPLGRLGQALLAEGISVFDHPRTDGAAELRRWQPDVVSVHGGPDWTLAVAHESQIPVVETLHGMHSLFGARAADVSARAAMLSGIVSVSELVRQQYLEINPAFGGDRVITIPNGVDPGRVAMPDRAAARDWLGLTDEYVVTSLARHCLQKNTYGLVCAFDDIAARIPDAHLVLAGRPDDANYSARVKRLQTTMQHGDRVHLRDHASRPEVLLAASDAFVLDSFFEGWALASMEALVAGLPVVLADVGGAREQLAGPVAKGSLISNPLGDPLVVDWPSIRAARYRRQSNRGELVEGVTALSTDRDRWLAARAEIRAESIERFDPGVVVSRHAHVLAAAARRAPLSLPTELAV from the coding sequence ATGACACTGCGATCACAGGCGCGACAACTGTGGCGGCGACTGCTGGACTGGGCGCAGCATCACGGCCACCGGCTGCCGGCTCCACTACGTAAGTGGCTGGCTGGTCGCTTCCTCGCCGGCGAGGCGATGACGGTTGAGGATTGGTCGCAACCGCTGATCTCTGCCCCAGCTGACGGCACCGGTCGCCCGACTCGCCGACCGGCTGAGCCGCCTCCCGGATTGCCGCCGCCGTCCACCGGCCGAGGTGCCGCTCGCTCGGAACACCCCGACACCGGATCCGCCGCGGCGCTGCGCTGCCTACTGGTCACCGAATCCCTGGACGTCGGTGGCATGGATGAGGTCGTGGCATTCCTGGCGCGCCGGCTACCGGAGGTCGGGATCGCCACCGCCGTGCTGCATGCGCCGCTCGACCACAGCCAGCCGCTCGGCCGCTTGGGACAGGCCCTGCTGGCCGAGGGGATCTCCGTCTTCGACCATCCGCGCACCGACGGAGCGGCAGAGCTGCGCCGCTGGCAGCCGGACGTCGTGAGCGTGCACGGTGGCCCGGATTGGACTCTCGCGGTCGCGCACGAATCGCAGATTCCGGTCGTTGAGACGCTGCACGGCATGCACTCGCTATTCGGCGCCCGAGCGGCGGACGTATCGGCCCGGGCCGCCATGCTCAGCGGGATCGTCTCGGTCAGTGAGCTGGTGCGCCAGCAGTATCTGGAGATCAACCCGGCTTTCGGCGGGGATCGCGTGATCACCATTCCGAATGGGGTGGATCCGGGTCGGGTGGCGATGCCGGATCGGGCCGCCGCACGCGATTGGCTGGGTCTTACCGATGAATACGTCGTCACGTCGTTGGCCCGGCACTGCCTGCAGAAGAACACCTATGGGCTCGTCTGCGCCTTCGACGACATCGCGGCGCGAATTCCGGATGCCCATCTGGTGCTGGCCGGCCGCCCGGACGACGCGAACTACTCGGCGCGGGTCAAGCGTCTGCAGACCACGATGCAGCACGGAGATCGCGTACATCTGCGGGATCATGCCTCCCGTCCCGAGGTGCTGCTGGCGGCGTCGGACGCCTTCGTCCTGGACTCGTTCTTCGAGGGGTGGGCCCTGGCTTCCATGGAGGCGCTGGTCGCCGGGCTACCGGTCGTGCTGGCCGACGTGGGGGGCGCGCGAGAACAACTCGCCGGCCCCGTGGCCAAGGGAAGCCTGATTTCGAATCCGCTCGGAGATCCGCTGGTCGTCGACTGGCCGAGCATTCGCGCCGCCCGCTACCGCCGGCAGAGTAATCGAGGCGAGTTGGTGGAGGGGGTTACCGCGCTGTCGACCGATCGGGACCGGTGGCTGGCCGCCCGAGCTGAGATTCGAGCCGAGTCAATTGAGCGATTCGACCCGGGCGTCGTCGTCTCCCGGCACGCGCACGTACTGGCCGCAGCGGCCCGGCGAGCACCGTTGAGCCTGCCGACCGAACTGGCGGTTTGA
- a CDS encoding Gfo/Idh/MocA family protein, translating to MTLGIGVVGAGYWGPNLVRNFRSSPDWDLVAVCDLDEAKARRVIGDRSTIEVETSLERLLARDDIDAVAIATPAQTHSPIALAALQAGKHVLVEKPLADSHPVGAQMVQVADQHDLVLMTDHTFCYTPVVQRIGELIADGVLGEILFIDSVRINLGLIQPDVNVFWDLAPHDLSILDYVLPGGLRPVSVGAQGADPLGAGNVCVGYLTMPLPGGAIAHVHVNWLSPTKIRQMVIGGSRQTLVWDDLNPQQRLSLYDRGVDLHSVSADATERARAQVSYRLGDMHAPTLPEREALAIMAGEFAAAINEKRAPRTDGRAGLRVLEVLEAADRSLAEGGALVPVESTVLTTGGAS from the coding sequence ATGACTCTGGGGATTGGCGTCGTCGGCGCCGGGTATTGGGGACCCAACCTGGTGCGGAACTTCCGCTCCAGCCCCGATTGGGATCTCGTCGCGGTCTGCGACCTGGATGAGGCGAAGGCGCGCCGGGTGATCGGTGACCGCAGCACGATCGAGGTCGAGACGTCGCTGGAGCGGCTACTGGCCCGCGACGACATCGACGCGGTCGCGATCGCCACTCCGGCGCAGACGCACAGCCCGATCGCCCTCGCGGCGCTGCAGGCGGGCAAGCACGTCCTCGTCGAGAAGCCGCTGGCCGACAGCCACCCGGTCGGTGCGCAGATGGTCCAGGTCGCCGATCAGCATGACCTGGTGCTGATGACCGACCACACCTTCTGCTACACCCCGGTGGTGCAGCGCATCGGCGAACTCATCGCCGACGGCGTGCTCGGTGAGATCCTCTTCATCGACTCGGTGCGGATCAACCTCGGACTGATCCAGCCCGATGTCAACGTCTTCTGGGATCTCGCCCCGCATGATCTGTCGATTCTGGACTATGTGCTCCCCGGCGGGCTGCGGCCGGTGTCGGTCGGCGCCCAGGGAGCCGACCCGCTCGGCGCCGGCAATGTGTGTGTCGGCTACTTGACGATGCCGCTGCCCGGCGGTGCCATCGCGCACGTGCACGTCAACTGGCTCAGCCCGACCAAGATCCGGCAGATGGTGATCGGCGGCTCGCGCCAGACTCTCGTCTGGGACGACCTGAACCCGCAGCAGCGGCTGTCCCTCTATGACCGCGGCGTTGACCTGCACTCGGTCTCGGCCGACGCCACCGAACGGGCCCGGGCTCAGGTCTCCTACCGTCTCGGCGACATGCACGCACCGACGCTGCCCGAGCGCGAGGCGCTGGCGATCATGGCCGGCGAGTTCGCCGCGGCGATCAATGAGAAGCGTGCCCCGCGAACCGATGGCCGTGCGGGCCTGCGGGTGCTGGAGGTACTGGAGGCCGCCGACCGTAGCCTCGCCGAGGGCGGCGCGCTGGTGCCGGTCGAAAGTACCGTACTGACAACCGGAGGAGCATCATGA
- a CDS encoding oligosaccharide flippase family protein yields MSVETEVEEDAEMQSRVRRGALWGGLSSLVLRFANIAITAVIVRIVSPHDFGVFAAALTVYAVVSNISELGVASVLTRRDTDADAIAPTVATIAMFSCSAIAAGMFFGAPWLASALGAPDASSSIRVLSLTVVLVGVFTVPGAMLAREFRQNVIFKASIISFVPSNALLILLALHGDGALSFAWSRVVGQLIMGIVMVIYVSKRYRFGFDRSQVRMVLTFGLPLAGANLVGYTLLNADYAFVGHLLGPIALAAYVLAFNVANWSSALLGSMVNSVAMPAFSRFAGDIRRMSSAMSSAHRLIAVVAWPVCAITIASAHPLIEVLYGRKWLAAAPVLALLAVYGAMFIHSLVFANLLGGSGHTTALLIVQVIWIAALIPAMALGIHLDGLRGVAIAHVLVIAIVVLPTYMIATRRILGIKSIAAVRVVVPFVFAAAGAYLVDRAVTSVLHQPVLQLLVGAAAGGVAYILLTAIELHSLVGGMGGGSIGKRILRVLEVAAVPRALLRPAPSTGRHSISRLETK; encoded by the coding sequence ATGTCAGTAGAGACGGAGGTCGAAGAAGACGCCGAGATGCAGTCCCGGGTGCGCCGAGGAGCGCTCTGGGGCGGGCTGAGCTCGTTGGTGCTGAGATTTGCCAACATCGCGATCACAGCAGTCATCGTGCGGATCGTGTCGCCGCACGACTTCGGAGTCTTCGCCGCGGCGCTCACCGTCTACGCGGTCGTCTCCAACATCAGCGAGCTCGGGGTCGCCTCGGTGCTCACCCGCCGCGACACCGACGCCGACGCCATCGCACCGACGGTGGCGACGATCGCGATGTTCAGCTGCTCCGCGATCGCCGCCGGGATGTTCTTCGGAGCGCCCTGGCTGGCGTCGGCGCTCGGCGCCCCCGATGCGAGCAGTTCGATCCGGGTGCTGTCGCTCACCGTGGTGCTGGTCGGTGTGTTCACGGTGCCGGGTGCGATGCTTGCCCGTGAATTCCGTCAGAACGTCATCTTCAAGGCGAGCATCATCTCCTTCGTCCCGTCCAATGCTTTGCTGATCCTTCTCGCCCTGCACGGCGACGGGGCGCTCTCATTCGCGTGGTCGCGGGTCGTGGGCCAGCTGATCATGGGCATCGTGATGGTCATCTACGTCTCGAAGCGCTATCGCTTCGGCTTCGACCGATCCCAGGTCCGCATGGTGCTGACCTTCGGGTTGCCACTGGCCGGGGCCAACCTCGTCGGCTATACGTTGCTCAACGCCGACTACGCCTTCGTCGGACACCTGCTCGGACCGATCGCGCTGGCTGCCTACGTGCTGGCCTTCAACGTGGCGAACTGGTCGAGCGCGCTGCTGGGCTCAATGGTGAACAGCGTCGCCATGCCGGCCTTCTCCCGGTTCGCCGGTGATATCCGGCGGATGAGCTCGGCGATGAGCAGTGCCCATCGACTCATCGCGGTGGTCGCCTGGCCGGTCTGCGCGATCACGATAGCCAGTGCCCATCCGCTCATCGAAGTTCTCTACGGCCGGAAATGGCTCGCGGCCGCTCCCGTTCTCGCGCTGCTGGCCGTCTACGGGGCGATGTTCATACATTCCCTGGTATTCGCCAACCTCCTCGGCGGCTCCGGTCACACCACAGCGCTGCTGATCGTGCAGGTCATCTGGATCGCCGCGTTGATACCGGCCATGGCCCTCGGCATTCATCTGGACGGGCTGCGGGGGGTGGCCATCGCGCATGTGTTGGTGATCGCCATCGTGGTCCTCCCCACCTACATGATCGCCACTCGCCGAATCCTCGGGATCAAGTCGATCGCCGCGGTGCGCGTCGTGGTGCCCTTCGTGTTCGCCGCGGCCGGCGCGTACCTGGTCGACCGCGCCGTAACCTCGGTGCTGCACCAGCCGGTGCTCCAGCTGCTGGTCGGGGCCGCAGCCGGCGGCGTTGCCTATATCCTGCTGACGGCAATTGAGCTGCACTCGCTGGTCGGCGGAATGGGAGGCGGCTCCATCGGTAAGAGGATTCTCCGCGTGCTGGAAGTGGCCGCCGTTCCCCGGGCTCTGCTGCGGCCGGCGCCATCGACCGGGCGCCACTCGATTTCGAGGTTAGAGACCAAATGA
- a CDS encoding NAD-dependent epimerase/dehydratase family protein — protein MTALNAANVLVTGGAGTIGSTLVDQLLAAGAANVDILDNLVRGRRANLADAFATGRVNLIEGDLRDRDLVHDLTKGKDVVCHQAAIRITQCAEEPRLALEVLVDGTFNVLEAAAAHNVQKVVAASSASAYGLAEEFPTTERHHHHNNDTFYGAAKSFNQGMMTSFRAMYGLNYVGLLPFNVYGPRMDIYGVYTEVLVRWMERIVEGKPPLIFGNGLQTMDFVYTEDIARANILAIESDVNEGFYNVASGVETSLLDLARALLRSMDSDLDVEFGPERAVNGVTRRLADTSAATRDLGFTAEVGLDEGLRRLVAWWKADKLAASEAS, from the coding sequence ATGACCGCACTCAACGCAGCGAACGTTCTGGTCACCGGAGGTGCCGGAACCATCGGCTCCACCCTGGTGGATCAGCTGCTGGCCGCCGGTGCCGCGAACGTCGACATCCTCGACAACCTGGTGCGGGGCCGGCGGGCGAACCTGGCCGACGCCTTCGCCACCGGTCGGGTGAACCTGATCGAGGGCGATCTGCGCGACCGGGATCTGGTCCATGACCTCACCAAGGGCAAGGACGTCGTCTGCCATCAGGCCGCCATCCGGATCACCCAGTGCGCTGAGGAGCCCCGGCTGGCGTTGGAGGTGCTGGTCGACGGAACCTTCAACGTGCTGGAGGCCGCGGCCGCCCACAACGTGCAGAAGGTGGTCGCGGCCTCCAGCGCGTCGGCCTACGGCCTGGCTGAGGAGTTCCCGACGACCGAGCGCCACCACCACCACAACAACGACACGTTCTACGGCGCGGCCAAGTCCTTCAACCAGGGCATGATGACCAGTTTCCGGGCGATGTACGGCCTGAACTACGTCGGCCTGCTGCCGTTCAACGTCTATGGGCCGCGAATGGACATCTACGGCGTCTACACCGAGGTGTTGGTGCGCTGGATGGAGCGGATCGTCGAGGGGAAGCCGCCGTTGATCTTCGGCAACGGCCTGCAGACGATGGATTTCGTCTACACCGAGGACATCGCCCGGGCGAACATCCTGGCCATCGAGAGTGACGTCAACGAAGGCTTCTACAACGTGGCCAGCGGCGTCGAGACGAGCCTGCTGGATCTGGCTCGGGCGCTGCTGCGCTCGATGGACTCCGACCTGGATGTGGAGTTCGGACCGGAGCGTGCGGTCAACGGGGTCACCCGGCGCCTGGCCGATACCTCGGCCGCCACCCGCGACCTCGGCTTCACCGCCGAGGTCGGGCTGGACGAGGGCCTGCGCCGCCTCGTCGCCTGGTGGAAGGCGGACAAACTCGCCGCCAGCGAGGCCTCATGA
- a CDS encoding acetyltransferase — protein MTALILVAASGLAREALEAVRVQQRYDVVGIVDDNPALVGELVDGVKVLGGLSAIADHPDAQVLLCAGSGTAREALAQRLDLPPTRYACVVHPSVALPPSCSIGAGSLLLAGCVLTASVEVGEHVVLMPNVTLTHDDRIGDYATLCAGVVLGGGVRVGERAYLGMAASVRQNLTIGADSVVGMGSVLLRDVPAGRTWFGAPARDSETQEGWQPT, from the coding sequence ATGACCGCGCTGATCCTCGTCGCCGCTAGCGGCCTGGCCCGCGAGGCGCTCGAGGCCGTCCGCGTCCAGCAGCGCTATGACGTGGTGGGGATCGTCGATGACAACCCGGCACTGGTCGGCGAGCTGGTCGACGGGGTGAAGGTGCTCGGCGGCCTATCGGCCATCGCCGATCACCCCGACGCCCAGGTGCTGCTCTGCGCCGGCTCGGGAACCGCCCGCGAGGCTCTGGCTCAGCGGCTGGATCTGCCGCCGACCCGCTACGCCTGCGTGGTGCACCCGTCGGTCGCGCTGCCCCCGTCCTGCTCGATCGGGGCCGGAAGTCTGCTGCTGGCCGGCTGCGTCCTCACCGCCTCGGTCGAGGTGGGTGAACACGTCGTGCTGATGCCGAACGTGACGCTGACCCACGACGATCGAATCGGTGACTACGCGACCCTCTGCGCCGGCGTGGTTCTCGGCGGCGGGGTGCGGGTCGGCGAACGGGCCTACCTCGGAATGGCGGCCTCGGTTCGACAGAATCTGACTATCGGCGCCGACAGTGTGGTCGGGATGGGGTCGGTACTGCTCAGGGACGTTCCCGCGGGACGCACCTGGTTCGGCGCACCGGCCCGTGACAGCGAAACCCAAGAAGGATGGCAACCAACATGA
- a CDS encoding DegT/DnrJ/EryC1/StrS aminotransferase family protein, with product MTIPLVDLAAQQAEVNDEIRLGLDEVFARTAFVGGPAVGRFETAYAEFCEVQHCIGVANGTDAVELALRAAGVSRGGEVILPANTFIATAEAVSRIGAEPVLVDIDPTYQLINPEAVAAAVTAKTQAIVPVHLFGQMAPVEKLVAIAEAAGVPIVEDAAQSQGATRFGRPSGSLGLLAGTSFYPGKNLGAAGDAGAVTTNDPALARQVRLLGAHGSERKYVHEVIGMNSRLDTVQAVVLEAKLRRLAGWNERRRAAAARYGELLADVEGVQTPATAEGNVDVWHLYVVRVAERDRVLSELNAAGIGAGIHYPTPLHLTEAYAGLEQKVGAFPESEKAADEILSLPLFPHITEAQQERVARVLSGVVAG from the coding sequence ATGACGATTCCCCTGGTCGACCTCGCCGCGCAGCAGGCGGAGGTCAACGACGAGATTCGCCTCGGCCTGGACGAGGTCTTCGCCCGGACCGCCTTCGTCGGTGGTCCGGCAGTCGGCCGCTTCGAGACCGCCTACGCCGAATTCTGCGAGGTGCAGCACTGCATCGGCGTGGCAAACGGCACCGATGCGGTGGAGTTGGCGCTGCGGGCCGCCGGGGTGAGCCGGGGTGGTGAGGTGATCCTGCCGGCCAACACGTTCATCGCCACCGCGGAGGCAGTGTCGCGCATCGGTGCCGAACCGGTGCTCGTCGACATCGACCCGACGTACCAGCTGATCAACCCGGAGGCGGTCGCGGCGGCCGTCACCGCCAAGACCCAGGCCATCGTTCCCGTGCATCTCTTCGGCCAGATGGCCCCGGTCGAGAAGCTCGTCGCGATCGCCGAGGCGGCCGGCGTGCCGATCGTCGAGGATGCCGCGCAGTCACAGGGTGCGACGCGCTTCGGGCGCCCCTCCGGCTCGCTCGGCCTGCTCGCCGGAACCAGCTTCTATCCGGGGAAGAACCTCGGTGCCGCCGGTGACGCCGGCGCGGTCACCACCAACGATCCGGCGCTGGCCCGGCAGGTGCGCCTGCTCGGTGCGCACGGCAGCGAGCGCAAGTACGTCCATGAGGTGATCGGGATGAACTCGCGCCTGGATACCGTCCAGGCGGTCGTGCTCGAGGCGAAGTTGCGCCGGCTGGCCGGCTGGAACGAGCGCCGCCGCGCCGCGGCCGCCCGCTACGGCGAGCTGCTGGCCGACGTCGAGGGCGTTCAGACACCCGCCACGGCGGAGGGAAACGTGGATGTGTGGCACCTCTACGTAGTCCGGGTGGCCGAGCGGGACCGCGTCCTGAGTGAGCTGAACGCCGCCGGAATCGGCGCCGGGATCCACTACCCGACGCCGCTGCACCTCACCGAGGCCTACGCCGGTCTGGAGCAGAAGGTCGGCGCCTTCCCGGAATCGGAGAAGGCGGCCGACGAGATCCTCTCGCTGCCGCTCTTCCCGCACATCACCGAGGCCCAGCAGGAGCGCGTCGCCCGGGTCTTGAGTGGCGTTGTAGCGGGCTGA